In one Candidatus Planktophila versatilis genomic region, the following are encoded:
- the smc gene encoding chromosome segregation protein SMC, with protein sequence MYLKSLTLKGFKSFASATTLRLEPGITCVVGPNGSGKSNVVDALTWVMGEQGAKSLRGGKMEDVIFAGTSGRAPLGRAEVAVTIDNTDGALPIEYTEVTISRILFRNGQSEYQINGEASRLLDIQELLSDSGIGREMHVIVGQGQLDAILLATPEERRGFIEEAAGVLKHRKRKEKAIRKLDSMQANLARVNDLTVELRRQLRPLGKQAEVAKKAATIQADLRDAKLRLLADDYIAMSKTLDAEVADENALRERRALVETELDRVRRREEELDATSAIESPLLISAQENFYSLSALREKFRGTQSLAQERSRFLAEEAEEARNAGRDPQALDQEAAALRIEESRLRAEVVQAQSALTQATTLLGTAEAALKSEEDTIAAAMRAIADQREGTARQEGHIKSLAARLDAITEEISRVQAARTEAQSRLDIAKVDYARFEMEIGNADAGEQGLDSEFEVAKSALDAAKKSHEELIDAERAADRERNALESKLEAIRITSQSRDGAAELVRDSRGVQILGSIASLIEIDKGWEAATAAALGGLADAVVVKDLSSAVSALTTLRRENLGQADVLVYESGQQSATSTPSGLTSLLGHVRSNQISELLTSLLSTTVVADNPSEAEGILRQHKSVTVVTRDGDVFSSHRARGGSASSRSLIEISALVADLGAKLEDINHKSDRLKFEISTAVTEVENKQSSFDSALAKLNESDARIAALTEQLAVSGQNIKSAGAEVDRLTVAINEATSAKSRDENELVIARTQMQQHGEITEPDHSSVEEIRNSVSQARTTEVEARLAVRTAEERVTSISARALALEESAQAERDASERAVSRRGARARGAIISQAIAEAAYEVLIKIERSIAKAQTERSRLETNRSDREGETLTVRARNRELTSELDQLTSSVHRDEIARAEQRMRVEALEIKAVEELGIDIPTLINEYGPDKDVPTFIETESGEIVATELIPYRRDQQEKRLAATERSLTLLGKINPLALEEYNALEERLKFLAEQLEDLKNTKKDLLDIIKEVDDRVQDIFMQAYEEVAEHFKDIFARLFPGGDGRLFLTNPDDLLNTGVDVEARPPGKRVKRLSLLSGGEKSLTAIAMLIAIFKSRPSPFYVLDEVEAALDDVNLGRLLTILEELRQSSQLIIITHQKRTMEIADALYGVTMRGDGVTEVISQRLRESETA encoded by the coding sequence GTGTATTTGAAGAGTCTGACACTTAAAGGGTTTAAATCCTTTGCCTCTGCCACCACTCTTCGACTCGAACCCGGGATCACCTGCGTGGTCGGACCTAACGGCTCTGGAAAATCTAACGTCGTTGATGCACTCACATGGGTGATGGGCGAGCAGGGCGCAAAATCTCTGCGTGGTGGAAAGATGGAAGACGTTATCTTCGCCGGAACATCTGGCCGAGCGCCGCTTGGTCGCGCTGAAGTTGCAGTCACTATCGATAACACCGATGGCGCGCTACCGATTGAATACACCGAAGTAACTATTTCTCGCATCCTCTTTCGCAATGGACAGAGTGAATACCAGATCAACGGTGAAGCATCACGACTTCTCGATATTCAAGAGCTATTAAGTGATTCCGGTATTGGCCGTGAAATGCACGTCATCGTTGGGCAAGGCCAACTGGATGCAATTTTGTTGGCAACACCGGAAGAGCGACGAGGATTTATTGAAGAAGCTGCCGGTGTTCTTAAACATCGTAAACGTAAAGAGAAAGCGATTCGCAAGCTTGACTCCATGCAAGCAAATCTTGCGCGCGTTAATGACCTCACCGTTGAACTCAGGCGTCAACTTCGTCCGCTTGGCAAACAGGCAGAGGTCGCCAAGAAGGCAGCCACCATCCAGGCAGACCTCCGTGATGCAAAGCTGCGATTGCTGGCAGATGATTACATTGCAATGTCAAAGACCCTCGATGCAGAAGTTGCAGATGAGAATGCCCTACGCGAACGCCGTGCTCTAGTTGAGACAGAACTCGACAGAGTTCGTCGCCGAGAAGAAGAACTTGATGCCACCTCAGCTATTGAGAGCCCGCTATTAATTAGTGCACAAGAGAATTTCTATTCATTAAGTGCGCTGCGTGAAAAATTTAGAGGCACGCAATCACTTGCGCAAGAACGTTCACGATTCTTAGCCGAAGAAGCAGAGGAAGCTCGTAATGCTGGGCGCGATCCGCAAGCTCTAGACCAAGAAGCTGCAGCGCTGCGCATTGAAGAGTCTCGACTGCGTGCAGAAGTTGTTCAGGCGCAGAGCGCACTCACACAAGCAACAACTCTCTTGGGCACTGCCGAGGCAGCGCTCAAGTCCGAGGAAGACACCATTGCTGCGGCGATGCGCGCAATTGCTGATCAACGCGAAGGTACGGCGCGTCAAGAAGGACATATCAAATCTCTGGCGGCACGACTAGATGCAATCACAGAAGAAATTTCACGTGTCCAGGCTGCACGCACAGAAGCACAATCTCGGTTAGATATTGCAAAGGTTGATTACGCTAGATTTGAAATGGAAATCGGTAACGCCGATGCCGGAGAACAAGGCCTCGATTCTGAATTTGAAGTCGCAAAGAGCGCACTTGATGCCGCGAAGAAATCTCACGAAGAACTCATTGATGCCGAGCGAGCAGCTGATCGTGAGCGAAATGCCCTCGAATCAAAGCTGGAAGCGATTCGTATTACTTCGCAATCACGCGATGGGGCTGCAGAATTGGTACGCGATTCACGTGGCGTGCAGATTCTGGGAAGTATCGCTTCTCTCATTGAAATTGATAAAGGATGGGAAGCTGCAACGGCTGCCGCACTCGGGGGACTGGCAGATGCAGTAGTTGTAAAAGATCTTTCTTCTGCAGTGAGCGCTCTGACAACACTTCGCCGTGAAAATCTCGGGCAAGCAGATGTGCTGGTCTATGAATCTGGCCAACAATCTGCGACTTCTACCCCTAGTGGCCTCACCTCTCTTCTTGGCCACGTTCGCTCAAACCAAATTTCTGAACTCTTAACATCACTTCTATCAACAACAGTTGTGGCCGATAACCCATCTGAAGCCGAAGGCATTTTGCGTCAACACAAGTCAGTCACTGTGGTTACTCGTGATGGTGATGTATTTTCATCACACCGCGCACGAGGAGGCTCCGCCTCTTCTCGTTCACTCATTGAAATCTCCGCACTTGTTGCCGACCTGGGTGCAAAGTTAGAAGATATCAACCATAAGAGTGACCGTTTGAAATTTGAAATTTCAACTGCAGTAACTGAGGTAGAAAATAAGCAATCTAGTTTTGACTCAGCACTAGCTAAACTCAACGAATCAGATGCTCGTATTGCAGCGCTTACCGAGCAATTAGCGGTTTCAGGCCAGAACATTAAATCGGCCGGGGCTGAAGTAGATCGCCTCACAGTTGCAATCAATGAAGCGACTTCTGCTAAGTCTCGTGATGAGAATGAACTAGTTATTGCTCGCACGCAAATGCAGCAACATGGTGAGATAACCGAGCCGGATCACTCAAGTGTGGAGGAGATTCGCAACTCTGTCTCACAGGCTCGAACAACTGAAGTTGAAGCACGTCTTGCAGTGCGCACAGCCGAAGAGCGAGTTACATCAATCTCAGCGCGTGCGTTAGCACTAGAAGAATCAGCGCAAGCAGAACGCGATGCCTCTGAACGCGCGGTATCGCGACGTGGAGCCAGAGCTAGAGGTGCCATTATTTCTCAAGCAATCGCTGAAGCGGCCTATGAAGTTCTCATTAAAATTGAACGTTCTATTGCAAAAGCACAGACTGAACGTTCCCGGCTAGAGACAAACCGTTCTGATCGAGAAGGTGAAACGCTGACTGTACGCGCACGAAATCGCGAACTGACATCTGAACTCGACCAACTCACTTCGAGTGTTCATCGTGATGAGATAGCGCGCGCAGAACAACGCATGCGAGTAGAAGCACTTGAGATCAAGGCAGTTGAGGAACTTGGAATCGATATCCCAACTCTGATAAATGAATATGGTCCCGATAAGGATGTACCTACATTTATCGAAACTGAGTCAGGTGAAATTGTTGCAACCGAACTGATTCCATACCGCCGTGATCAGCAGGAGAAGCGACTCGCTGCAACTGAACGTTCGCTCACACTACTAGGCAAGATTAATCCGCTAGCTCTTGAAGAATATAACGCCCTGGAAGAACGTCTTAAGTTTCTTGCTGAGCAGCTAGAAGATCTAAAGAACACTAAGAAAGATCTGCTGGATATCATCAAGGAAGTTGATGATCGCGTGCAAGACATATTTATGCAGGCTTATGAAGAAGTGGCTGAACACTTTAAAGATATTTTTGCCCGACTATTTCCAGGTGGCGATGGTCGACTCTTCCTGACTAACCCGGATGATTTACTCAATACTGGAGTCGATGTGGAAGCGCGTCCGCCAGGTAAGCGAGTCAAGCGTCTCTCACTTTTATCGGGAGGCGAGAAGTCACTTACTGCAATCGCCATGTTGATTGCTATCTTTAAATCTCGACCAAGTCCGTTCTATGTGCTCGATGAAGTAGAGGCCGCACTCGATGATGTGAACTTAGGTCGCCTGCTCACAATCCTGGAAGAGCTACGCCAAAGTTCACAGTTGATCATCATCACCCACCAGAAGCGCACTATGGAGATAGCTGATGCCCTCTATGGCGTGACAATGCGCGGAGATGGTGTGACTGAAGTGATCTCACAGCGTTTACGTGAATCTGAAACCGCGTAA
- the rnc gene encoding ribonuclease III, with protein sequence MLELAFTHRSFAYETGISTTNERLEFLGDSVLGLIVTEELYVKYPDLDESRLSPLRSGIVNMRALADIARTLELGKYIRLGKGEEVTNGRDKNSLLADALEALIGAIYLECGFEKSTTVVRQLIKETLDSAMSKGAGLDGKTALQELLAAQGKGSPEYQVSETGPDHDKSFTAVALVAGAAIAEGSGKSKREAEQSAARTALEILSLLEP encoded by the coding sequence CTGCTTGAGTTAGCCTTTACCCACCGTTCCTTTGCTTATGAAACTGGAATATCAACGACCAATGAGCGCCTGGAATTTTTAGGTGACTCTGTTTTAGGCCTGATCGTCACCGAAGAGCTCTATGTTAAATATCCAGATCTTGATGAAAGTCGTTTATCTCCACTGCGTTCAGGCATAGTCAATATGCGCGCACTTGCAGATATCGCGCGAACTCTCGAACTCGGAAAATATATCCGTTTGGGCAAAGGCGAAGAAGTCACAAATGGCAGAGATAAAAACTCTCTTCTTGCTGATGCACTAGAAGCCTTAATTGGCGCTATTTATCTTGAATGTGGATTTGAAAAATCAACTACCGTGGTTCGCCAATTGATTAAAGAGACCCTCGATAGTGCAATGTCGAAAGGCGCCGGACTTGATGGAAAGACCGCGCTGCAAGAGTTATTAGCCGCGCAAGGCAAGGGATCTCCTGAATATCAAGTCAGTGAAACAGGTCCAGATCACGATAAGAGTTTTACTGCAGTTGCACTAGTTGCTGGTGCTGCGATTGCAGAAGGAAGTGGAAAAAGTAAGCGCGAGGCAGAACAATCAGCAGCCCGCACCGCTTTGGAAATTCTTTCTCTACTCGAGCCTTAA
- the rpmF gene encoding 50S ribosomal protein L32, translating into MPVPKRKMSRSKTRSRRSMWKTTAAALSTCPQCQQPKLNHVACPTCGTYNRRQVLEV; encoded by the coding sequence GTGCCAGTACCAAAGCGAAAAATGTCTCGTTCAAAGACACGTTCCCGTCGAAGCATGTGGAAGACAACTGCAGCGGCTCTTTCAACTTGCCCACAGTGCCAGCAACCAAAGCTCAACCACGTTGCTTGCCCAACATGCGGCACATATAACCGCCGTCAGGTTCTAGAGGTCTGA
- a CDS encoding YceD family protein — MYRNTEPFMLNTYELARRAGEMKEYQLDIAANARIGVPLIAVPEGDVIEVDARLESVTEGVLLSAEIYAVAHGECIRCLDPVEVVIDRKIQELYRYEPTNEKGRKKKRVEEDIDLEDVEELQMEGDLMNLEIPIIDAIILTLPVNPLCSEECLGLCPDCGEKWESLPEDHAHEVIDARWSGLGSLDFGN, encoded by the coding sequence ATGTATAGAAATACCGAACCTTTCATGCTCAATACTTACGAGCTTGCTCGTCGTGCCGGAGAGATGAAGGAATATCAACTTGATATTGCGGCCAATGCGCGTATTGGAGTGCCGCTGATTGCAGTTCCAGAAGGCGATGTCATTGAAGTTGACGCCCGGCTTGAATCAGTGACTGAAGGAGTTCTTCTCAGCGCTGAAATCTATGCCGTGGCGCATGGCGAATGTATTCGCTGCTTAGACCCAGTTGAAGTTGTCATCGACCGAAAAATTCAAGAGCTTTATCGATACGAGCCTACAAATGAAAAAGGACGCAAGAAAAAGCGCGTAGAAGAAGATATTGATTTAGAAGATGTTGAAGAGTTGCAGATGGAGGGGGACCTCATGAACCTTGAGATTCCCATCATCGATGCAATTATTCTCACTCTGCCGGTGAACCCGCTCTGCTCCGAAGAGTGCCTGGGCTTATGTCCTGATTGCGGGGAAAAGTGGGAATCCCTTCCAGAGGACCATGCCCATGAAGTCATCGATGCTCGCTGGTCGGGTCTTGGAAGCCTGGATTTTGGCAATTAA